One Sodalinema gerasimenkoae IPPAS B-353 DNA segment encodes these proteins:
- the ureE gene encoding urease accessory protein UreE, with protein MSIVFTQRVSCDDPLRASLDEEGRLYLSLTAQDRQRSRHRFSTDCGEVVFLRLPRGTILQDGDRLLDETQQQQVEIRAKPEPVLTVTATEPLDLLRAAYHLGNRHVPLEVTAEYLRLSPDPVLADLLQHLGLTVRLQTLPFQPETGAYDHHSSHSHDHS; from the coding sequence ATGTCCATTGTTTTTACCCAGCGAGTCTCCTGCGATGACCCTCTCAGAGCTTCCCTAGACGAGGAGGGGCGACTCTACCTGAGTTTAACTGCACAGGATCGGCAGCGCAGCCGTCACCGCTTCAGTACCGATTGCGGGGAAGTGGTGTTTCTGCGGCTACCTCGGGGCACAATTCTACAGGATGGCGATCGCCTCCTCGATGAGACGCAGCAGCAACAGGTGGAGATTCGCGCCAAACCTGAACCCGTCCTCACCGTGACCGCCACTGAACCCTTGGATCTGTTGCGGGCCGCCTATCACTTAGGGAATCGTCATGTTCCCCTAGAGGTGACAGCGGAGTATTTGCGGTTGTCTCCCGATCCGGTTTTGGCGGATTTGTTGCAGCATCTGGGCCTGACGGTGAGGTTACAAACCCTCCCCTTTCAGCCAGAAACGGGGGCTTATGATCATCATTCCTCCCATTCCCATGACCATTCTTAA
- a CDS encoding hybrid sensor histidine kinase/response regulator: protein MDSFQPHLPQQRLPIATFEQLRLWIEQTAREYDQEAIVLTERAVRVQSLSQVGQFTLGVSPQFCAVVWGNPPKPEEGTLLAVGFSLEPGHLERFLEDCPLKTPLRDRALKHLQAYELQPDQHSQLTLHLAQFISDRGSSMTSSPATASTTGQMEDALHQHRQQEQLLNQVTTQTCQSVALAVLISNTVDRVCRFLDLDRLCIYQFDNYTQDSPQGDRPKLPPQSRDCITYEALGHESRPSLLSRQDSLNWRFLSQFRDRYQAGETLIFSQDSLGEAIPPVSQAYFEQLNIQTHLTVPIRIQGQLWGVLLAHQCDRPRVWERREQEFLEHIADHLSVAIYQAQLYAEVQQQKETLEQRVEQRTQDLRDALVTAQVANQTRSDFLATVSHELRTPLTCIIGMSSTLLRWSFGNLTPKQRDYIQSIYNSGEHLMELINDLLDLSENESGKTVLSFSEFSLTQLAQEMFCMMVDRATVNGVHLALDLQLRDRQDRLCADRDRLRQILFNLLSNAIKFTATGGQALLRIYWQDADTVVFEVADTGIGIPEEQRSLLFQMFRQLESTYTRQYGGTGLGLALTKQLVELHGGLIKVDSEVGVGSKFTVRLPCHSSTVLEQKSPPPPRIPLPPRKGHVVLVVNREDEAILICDLLTAAGYHTVWMLDGSTALEQIKMLKPVAAIIDRQLPGMDGCELTQLLRQLPNTQSLKILLMTDPLPPEGLAYCQEQGADTCLTHPIEPEELLTSIIELLVEPLVSNSDSE, encoded by the coding sequence ATGGACAGTTTCCAGCCTCACCTGCCTCAGCAAAGACTCCCGATCGCCACCTTTGAACAATTACGACTTTGGATTGAACAGACTGCGCGTGAGTACGACCAGGAGGCAATTGTCCTAACGGAACGTGCGGTACGAGTTCAGTCACTCTCCCAAGTCGGTCAGTTTACCCTCGGGGTATCACCCCAGTTTTGCGCCGTTGTTTGGGGGAATCCTCCTAAACCTGAAGAGGGAACGCTGTTAGCGGTGGGATTTAGCTTAGAACCCGGTCACCTCGAACGCTTCCTAGAAGATTGTCCCCTTAAAACCCCCCTTCGCGATCGCGCCCTAAAACACCTACAAGCCTATGAACTCCAGCCAGACCAGCACAGTCAATTGACGTTACATTTAGCCCAATTTATCAGCGATCGCGGTTCATCTATGACCTCCTCCCCAGCCACAGCATCCACCACCGGTCAGATGGAAGATGCCCTCCACCAACATCGCCAGCAAGAACAACTCCTGAACCAGGTGACCACCCAAACCTGTCAGAGTGTCGCCCTAGCGGTGTTAATTTCCAATACCGTCGATCGAGTCTGTCGATTTTTAGACCTCGATCGCCTCTGTATCTATCAATTCGACAATTACACTCAAGATTCGCCTCAAGGCGATCGCCCCAAGCTGCCCCCTCAATCCCGCGATTGTATCACCTACGAAGCCCTAGGCCATGAGAGCCGACCCTCCCTTCTCTCCCGCCAGGACAGTTTGAATTGGCGGTTTCTGAGCCAGTTTCGCGATCGCTACCAAGCCGGAGAAACCCTGATTTTCAGTCAGGACAGTCTAGGGGAGGCCATTCCCCCAGTTAGCCAAGCCTACTTTGAGCAACTCAATATTCAAACCCATCTGACCGTTCCGATTCGGATTCAGGGCCAACTATGGGGGGTCTTATTGGCCCATCAATGCGATCGCCCTCGGGTTTGGGAACGTCGGGAACAGGAATTTCTCGAACATATCGCCGATCATCTCAGTGTTGCCATCTATCAGGCCCAACTCTACGCCGAAGTCCAACAGCAAAAGGAAACCCTAGAACAGCGCGTAGAACAACGCACCCAAGACTTACGAGATGCCCTTGTGACGGCCCAGGTGGCGAACCAAACCCGCAGCGACTTTTTGGCCACCGTCAGCCACGAGTTGAGAACCCCCCTAACCTGCATTATTGGCATGTCCTCCACCCTATTGCGTTGGTCTTTTGGCAATTTAACCCCCAAACAGCGGGACTATATCCAGAGTATTTATAACAGTGGTGAACATTTGATGGAACTCATCAACGACTTACTGGATTTATCTGAAAATGAATCCGGTAAAACCGTCTTGAGTTTCTCAGAGTTTTCCCTAACGCAGTTGGCCCAAGAAATGTTTTGCATGATGGTTGATCGGGCCACGGTGAATGGGGTGCATCTGGCATTGGATCTTCAGTTACGGGATCGTCAGGATCGCCTCTGTGCCGATCGCGATCGCCTGCGTCAGATTCTCTTTAACCTACTCAGCAATGCCATCAAATTCACCGCCACCGGGGGTCAGGCTCTGTTACGGATTTACTGGCAAGATGCTGATACCGTGGTTTTTGAAGTGGCCGATACGGGCATCGGCATTCCCGAGGAACAGCGATCGCTCCTATTCCAGATGTTTCGACAACTCGAGTCCACCTATACCCGTCAATATGGAGGAACAGGCTTGGGGTTAGCCTTGACCAAACAACTGGTCGAACTGCATGGGGGACTGATTAAAGTCGATTCAGAAGTGGGAGTGGGGTCTAAGTTTACCGTGCGCCTTCCCTGTCACAGTTCCACAGTCTTAGAGCAAAAATCCCCCCCTCCCCCCCGGATTCCCTTACCCCCTCGTAAGGGCCATGTCGTCCTGGTAGTGAATCGGGAAGATGAGGCAATTTTGATTTGCGACTTGCTCACCGCCGCCGGGTATCATACCGTGTGGATGTTGGATGGTTCCACAGCCCTAGAACAGATTAAGATGTTAAAGCCCGTGGCGGCCATTATCGATCGCCAACTTCCGGGGATGGATGGCTGTGAACTGACTCAGTTACTCCGTCAACTTCCCAACACCCAATCCCTGAAAATTTTGTTAATGACTGATCCACTCCCCCCCGAAGGGTTAGCCTATTGTCAGGAGCAGGGGGCTGATACCTGTTTGACTCATCCCATTGAGCCTGAGGAGTTGTTAACCAGTATTATCGAGCTTCTCGTTGAGCCGTTGGTCTCTAATTCTGATTCTGAGTGA
- the lipB gene encoding lipoyl(octanoyl) transferase LipB, with the protein MFSTASPRRLHILYFETLIPYPTAWELQRSLFEARRADPQLEDVLLLLEHPPVYTLGRGADAKFLQFNPQCSEREVYRIERGGEVTYHCPGQLVGYPILNLKRHQPDLHDYLRRLEGSLIAALGHLGLAGERLPGLTGVWLEGAKVAAIGIQVSRWITRHGFALNVCPDLQGFREIVPCGIGDRPVGSLQHWLPQITVSQVVPAVIEAFSETFELEPQLYSIPGPISETLWQQLVSPGNRDYESLTMND; encoded by the coding sequence ATGTTTAGTACCGCTTCGCCTCGACGACTTCACATCCTTTACTTTGAAACTCTGATTCCCTATCCAACGGCATGGGAACTCCAGCGATCGCTGTTTGAGGCTCGCCGTGCTGATCCTCAACTGGAGGATGTTTTATTGTTGCTGGAGCATCCTCCTGTCTACACTCTAGGACGAGGAGCTGATGCGAAGTTCTTACAGTTTAACCCTCAATGCTCTGAGCGGGAAGTTTATCGTATCGAACGGGGGGGAGAGGTGACCTATCATTGTCCGGGGCAACTGGTGGGCTATCCGATTCTCAACCTGAAGCGACATCAGCCGGATTTACATGATTATCTACGACGGCTCGAAGGCAGTTTAATCGCAGCGTTGGGCCATTTGGGGTTGGCGGGGGAGCGTCTGCCGGGGTTAACGGGGGTTTGGTTGGAGGGTGCGAAGGTGGCGGCGATTGGGATTCAGGTCAGCCGTTGGATTACTCGTCATGGCTTTGCCCTCAATGTTTGCCCGGATTTACAAGGGTTTCGGGAGATTGTCCCCTGTGGAATTGGCGATCGCCCGGTGGGAAGTTTACAGCACTGGTTACCTCAGATAACCGTCTCGCAGGTCGTCCCAGCGGTGATTGAGGCTTTTTCTGAGACCTTTGAGCTTGAGCCTCAACTGTATTCCATTCCAGGACCGATTTCTGAGACCCTCTGGCAACAACTTGTCAGTCCGGGGAACAGAGATTATGAATCATTGACAATGAACGATTGA
- the hpf gene encoding ribosome hibernation-promoting factor, HPF/YfiA family, whose amino-acid sequence MKLVIQGKNFEITDAIRDYVEEKIEKAVSHFETLTTEVDVHLSVARNPRISANQSAEVTIYANGTVIRAQEGSKSMYASIDLVADKIARQLRKYKEKRNRKLHTQGKTTEVLAEVVSNSDGVTEDLIGDRAVELPPEVVRTKYFAMPPMTAEEALEQLQLVDHDFYVFCNAETGEINVIYERNHGGYGVIQPRKAAENGAVKAQEMSKAS is encoded by the coding sequence ATGAAATTAGTTATCCAAGGCAAAAATTTTGAGATCACCGACGCCATTCGTGACTATGTTGAGGAAAAAATCGAGAAAGCGGTGAGTCATTTTGAAACATTGACGACTGAAGTTGATGTTCATCTGTCTGTCGCCCGCAATCCTCGTATTTCCGCCAATCAGTCCGCTGAGGTGACGATTTACGCCAATGGAACCGTCATCCGCGCTCAGGAAGGAAGCAAATCGATGTATGCCAGCATCGACTTGGTGGCAGACAAAATTGCCCGTCAGTTGCGCAAGTACAAAGAGAAACGCAACCGCAAGCTGCATACCCAAGGCAAAACAACCGAAGTTTTGGCGGAGGTGGTCTCCAACTCCGACGGTGTGACTGAGGACTTGATTGGCGATCGCGCTGTTGAACTTCCCCCTGAAGTGGTGCGGACCAAATACTTTGCAATGCCGCCGATGACCGCCGAGGAAGCCTTGGAACAGTTACAACTGGTAGATCACGACTTCTACGTGTTCTGCAATGCTGAAACGGGCGAGATCAATGTGATCTACGAACGCAATCACGGAGGGTATGGTGTGATTCAACCCCGTAAAGCCGCAGAAAATGGAGCGGTCAAAGCCCAGGAGATGTCTAAAGCCTCCTAG
- a CDS encoding DUF3318 domain-containing protein — MTSYVTSAAKAEINELRRLRGLLPPELQSWVTVEKTTEIDPPLVRCEELSRDEVEIAIDLVKWENLALDQRNLLFWHEVARIQNDTIPREGWEMAALAIGLGGAVGELWVQDGILLLLALGLCGVSGYRLYQKNNSDKALQELLEADDKAIALATRFGYTLPNAYKSLGSALKTLIEQTPKKRLRKQYETRLEALRRSASKAKSQSKAKRTSRDVTQTSPYQL; from the coding sequence ATGACCTCCTATGTCACCTCAGCTGCGAAGGCTGAAATCAATGAGTTGCGCCGTCTCCGGGGACTGTTACCCCCTGAACTGCAAAGTTGGGTAACGGTCGAGAAAACGACAGAAATTGACCCTCCCTTGGTTCGTTGCGAGGAGTTGAGCCGGGATGAGGTCGAAATTGCCATTGATTTGGTCAAGTGGGAAAATTTAGCCCTTGACCAGCGCAATTTGCTATTTTGGCATGAGGTCGCCCGGATCCAGAATGACACCATTCCCCGTGAAGGTTGGGAAATGGCGGCCTTGGCGATCGGTCTGGGTGGGGCCGTCGGGGAACTCTGGGTTCAAGATGGGATATTACTCTTGTTGGCGTTAGGCCTGTGTGGGGTCTCGGGGTATCGTCTGTATCAGAAGAATAACAGTGATAAGGCCCTGCAAGAGTTATTAGAGGCGGATGACAAGGCGATCGCCCTAGCCACGCGCTTCGGCTACACGTTACCCAATGCTTACAAAAGTTTGGGAAGCGCCCTCAAAACTTTAATTGAACAAACGCCCAAAAAACGCCTTCGCAAACAGTACGAGACTCGTTTAGAAGCCCTCCGCCGCAGTGCCTCTAAGGCTAAGTCTCAGTCAAAGGCTAAACGCACCAGCCGCGACGTCACTCAAACCAGTCCCTATCAACTTTAG
- a CDS encoding alpha/beta hydrolase, whose product MRRLCSRSTLVFCGLLLSSLILSVGLPGWGAQTITASYSLFERSVSVDALETYARTGEIERDLAPYIRFAPPQVRENIREALLARADVDVVAVSQFLYTPQGEALLQRLGQAIRLGSGGSGYLGLRSALILAAADKTEGLTLLNVLRHFPTDTVRLDFNQTLRMAQELQTLIRDNNQAVSMVESQSLLEAQGNSGGMSSLRNLTGLGDYSWEVSSLDLRDRDRALPWGYPLAVDLYLPRGVLSAPIVVISHGLGSNRESFRYLAEHLVSHGFAVLVPEHSGSSARHMDALLRGRAQEIARPQEFLDRPLDVTFALNSLEKQAITDRQLSDRLDFKRVGVIGQSFGGYTALTLAGASLNFPELQSRCGLSQQRQSWNVSLFLQCRALDLFEIDSRDEINFRDGRVQGIIALNPIGSALFGPEGYGSIEIPVMLLAGGADTVSPAIAEQIPPFAWLTSPHKYFVLLREATHFSVIGNSEQDNVALPLDIIGPNPRVAQSYVKALSLAFLQTHIAGNEEFAPYLNAAYAQEMSQEPIGLFLVQGDFDGFREADSLANRHL is encoded by the coding sequence ATGCGACGCTTATGCTCTCGCTCAACCCTGGTTTTCTGTGGACTCCTCCTAAGTAGTCTAATTCTGTCCGTTGGCCTGCCGGGATGGGGGGCCCAGACCATTACGGCCAGCTATAGTCTATTTGAACGCTCCGTCTCCGTCGATGCCCTAGAAACCTATGCCCGCACCGGGGAAATTGAGCGAGATTTAGCTCCCTACATTCGCTTTGCCCCCCCACAAGTGCGAGAGAATATCCGGGAAGCCCTGCTAGCACGGGCTGATGTAGATGTCGTAGCCGTGTCTCAGTTTTTGTATACCCCTCAAGGAGAAGCCCTCTTACAGCGGCTCGGACAAGCTATTCGGCTGGGATCTGGGGGATCAGGCTATTTGGGCTTACGTTCTGCTCTCATTCTAGCGGCGGCCGATAAGACCGAAGGATTGACGCTACTCAATGTCCTGCGTCATTTTCCCACAGATACCGTGCGCTTGGACTTCAACCAAACCTTACGCATGGCCCAGGAGTTGCAGACGTTAATCCGGGATAATAATCAGGCGGTTTCGATGGTTGAGAGTCAGTCCTTGTTAGAGGCACAAGGCAATTCAGGGGGGATGAGTTCCCTACGGAATTTGACAGGGTTGGGAGACTATTCCTGGGAAGTTAGCTCCCTCGATCTGCGCGATCGCGATCGCGCCCTGCCTTGGGGCTATCCCTTGGCGGTGGATCTGTACTTGCCCCGAGGCGTTCTCTCCGCTCCCATTGTGGTCATTTCCCATGGATTAGGCTCAAACCGGGAGTCCTTTCGATACCTGGCAGAACATTTAGTCTCCCATGGCTTCGCGGTGCTAGTTCCTGAACATTCCGGCAGTAGTGCCCGACATATGGATGCCCTGTTGCGGGGGCGGGCCCAAGAAATTGCTCGTCCCCAGGAGTTTCTCGATCGCCCCCTCGATGTCACCTTCGCCCTCAATAGCCTCGAAAAACAGGCCATCACCGATCGCCAACTGAGCGATCGCCTCGATTTTAAACGTGTCGGGGTCATTGGCCAGTCCTTTGGTGGCTACACCGCCTTAACTCTAGCCGGGGCCAGCTTGAACTTCCCGGAATTACAAAGTCGTTGTGGACTGAGTCAACAACGCCAATCCTGGAATGTTTCCCTGTTTCTTCAATGCCGGGCCCTCGACCTATTCGAGATCGACTCCCGGGATGAGATCAACTTTCGTGATGGGCGAGTTCAAGGAATCATTGCCCTCAATCCCATTGGGAGTGCCCTGTTTGGGCCAGAGGGATATGGAAGCATTGAGATTCCAGTCATGCTCCTAGCGGGAGGAGCGGATACCGTGTCCCCTGCCATCGCTGAGCAAATTCCCCCCTTTGCCTGGTTAACCAGTCCCCACAAATATTTTGTCTTACTGCGAGAAGCCACCCATTTCTCCGTGATTGGCAATTCAGAACAGGATAACGTTGCCCTACCCCTCGACATTATTGGGCCGAACCCCCGAGTGGCTCAAAGCTACGTCAAGGCCTTGAGTTTAGCCTTCCTACAAACTCACATCGCGGGCAATGAGGAGTTTGCCCCCTATCTCAATGCCGCCTATGCCCAAGAAATGAGCCAAGAACCCATCGGTCTGTTTTTGGTACAAGGGGACTTCGATGGGTTCCGAGAGGCAGATTCGTTAGCCAACCGTCATCTTTAG
- a CDS encoding M48 family metallopeptidase: protein MPDYPGISSDAFRHPLDLEAEEALRNLAGFDGVARKFVEYVYERPQVVFLTGNHIQVGPRQYSTVYQLFREAVRALDISPEPLLFVSHNPQLNAFSLGQDHPSITLNSGLLDAMDEAQLKAVIAHELGHLKCGHTILIQMAMWVISTARFVGEFTFGMGNVISSGLLYAFYEWRRKAELTADRAALLATDNLDTVTQTLMIVAGGSQKYAHELDMTEFIRQSERYQELDRDQLNQVYKFLLYNGPQTITSHPFAVERLHYIRQWAQSADYQRIRAGDYRHDETRGAVNVKTDAGNTVSSLRREIEALQAEIERERQQRSPSDFSPHG from the coding sequence CCGTCATCCCCTCGATCTCGAAGCCGAGGAGGCCCTGCGCAACTTAGCGGGGTTTGATGGGGTGGCCCGCAAGTTTGTTGAATATGTCTATGAACGTCCGCAAGTGGTGTTTCTGACGGGGAATCATATCCAAGTGGGGCCCCGGCAGTATTCTACTGTCTACCAACTCTTCCGGGAGGCGGTGCGGGCCTTGGATATTTCCCCGGAACCGCTACTGTTTGTCTCCCATAATCCCCAACTGAATGCCTTTTCCTTAGGGCAAGACCACCCCTCCATCACCCTCAACTCGGGCCTCCTTGATGCCATGGATGAAGCCCAGTTAAAGGCGGTCATCGCCCATGAACTCGGTCATCTCAAATGCGGCCATACGATTCTGATCCAGATGGCCATGTGGGTCATCTCCACCGCTAGATTTGTGGGGGAGTTTACCTTTGGCATGGGGAATGTCATCAGTAGCGGTTTGCTCTATGCCTTTTATGAATGGCGACGCAAAGCCGAACTCACGGCCGATCGCGCGGCCTTGTTGGCGACGGATAATCTCGATACGGTGACACAAACCCTGATGATTGTGGCAGGGGGAAGTCAGAAATATGCCCATGAACTGGACATGACGGAGTTTATCCGCCAATCGGAACGCTACCAAGAGTTAGATCGCGATCAATTGAATCAAGTCTATAAATTTCTGCTCTATAACGGGCCTCAGACCATAACCAGTCATCCCTTCGCCGTTGAACGTCTGCACTATATCCGCCAGTGGGCCCAATCGGCGGACTATCAGCGGATTCGCGCCGGAGATTATCGCCATGATGAGACCCGAGGTGCAGTGAATGTGAAGACGGATGCGGGCAACACCGTGAGCAGTTTACGCCGTGAGATTGAAGCGCTTCAGGCGGAGATTGAGCGGGAACGACAACAGCGATCGCCCTCGGACTTCTCGCCACACGGCTAA